The following DNA comes from Tautonia marina.
CCACCATGCGAGCCCTGGTTCATGAGATCCGCCGCCGAGGCGGAGCTCGAGAAATCCATCTCCGCGTGGCGTGTCCGCCGATCATCGCCCCGTGTTTTTACGGGATCGACATGTCGACGCGGGACGAACTGATTGCCCCGCAGTTTGCCGACCTGCCGGACGGCGGACTTTCGGAGGAGGCTCAGAACCGGCTCGCCCAGGAACTCGGGGCTGATAGCCTCCGTTACCTGCCGGTCGATGCGATTGCCCGGTCTATTGGCCTCTCCCCAAACCACCTCTGCCTGGCCTGCGTCACGGGACGCTATCCCACCCCGGCCGGCCAACGCCTCTACGACCTCGAACTGGAGGGGTCGGCCTGTCACCAAAATGGCGCCGGGGGGATTCGAGCCTACGAGACACCGCGTCGTGTCGAAGGAACCGTCTCTGGAGACTGAGGATGTCAAAGGGCGGCGATCACCGAGCCAGGGTTCCCAGAACTCGTACGTTTGGCAATCACCGCCCCCGAACATGAACAACTGGTCTCGTAAGGTGACCTGTCTCAGCAGGCGATTGCCAACCCCGGGCCAATCGGCTTCGGCGATTGATCCAGCAATCAATCCGCCGTTCCGGAATCGAGCGTTCGACGAGCGTTGGTGCCGGTTCCGGCGATGGCGGCCCGCATCTCGGTGTCGGCCTGGACATTCTTGAGCGAGTAGTAATCGCCGATGCCCAGCTGTCCCCGCCGGAAGGCCTCGGCAATTCCCTTGGGCACTTCAGCCTCGGCCGCGACGACCTTGGCGCGGTTTTCCTGGACGGCGGCGAGATTCTCTTGCTCCAGGGCGATGGCGGCGGCGCGCCGTTCCTCGGCCTTGGCTCGGGCCACGCGCATGTCCGCCTCGGCCTGGTCAGCTTGAAGCCGAGCCCCGATGTTGTCACCCACGTCGATGTCGGCAATGTCGATCGAGAGGATCTCGAACGCGGTGCCGGCGTCGAGTCCCTTCTCCAGCACTCGCTTGGAAATCATGTCGGGATTTTCAAGGACCGTCTTGTGGGTCTCGGCAGAGCCGATCGTGGTCACAATGCCTTCACCCACCCGGGCGATGATCGTTTCTTCGGTGGCACCACCGACCAGGCGGTCGATGTTGGTTCGAACCGTCACGCGAGCCTTGGTCTTGAGCTGAATCCCATCCTTGGCGACCGCGTCGACCGTTTGCCGCCCCTTGGCCGGATCGGGACAGTCGATTACCTTCGGATTGACGCTGGTCTGGATCGCCTCAAGCACATTTCTGCCGGCCAGGTCGATCGCCGCGGCCCGTTTGTAGGTCAACGGAATATCAGCCCGTTGCGCCGCGATCAAGGCCCGGATCACATTCATCACGTTGCCACCGGCCA
Coding sequences within:
- the floA gene encoding flotillin-like protein FloA (flotillin-like protein involved in membrane lipid rafts), whose protein sequence is MFAPLIAQQDGNNTFVLLVFLVLFVSIISLFAFILFAKYFNLWIQSKTTNANIGLIELIGMTFRKVNPNIIVRSKIMAVQAGVTDRDGVTRQNLEAHYLAGGNVMNVIRALIAAQRADIPLTYKRAAAIDLAGRNVLEAIQTSVNPKVIDCPDPAKGRQTVDAVAKDGIQLKTKARVTVRTNIDRLVGGATEETIIARVGEGIVTTIGSAETHKTVLENPDMISKRVLEKGLDAGTAFEILSIDIADIDVGDNIGARLQADQAEADMRVARAKAEERRAAAIALEQENLAAVQENRAKVVAAEAEVPKGIAEAFRRGQLGIGDYYSLKNVQADTEMRAAIAGTGTNARRTLDSGTAD